From Leishmania donovani BPK282A1 complete genome, chromosome 34, the proteins below share one genomic window:
- a CDS encoding aminophospholipid translocase, putative codes for MRQIRYRALHNGADEDARSRNSSTPNISTSSAHGPQLPQRHCCRPRDFVFDDSLSTGAAVSVLAIPQQKKHSVRRWLREMLHLPIAPSLDNRQIPFGYFPGEWSPVGYPSNAVSNRRYTLSTFLPLALLRQFQNFFNLFYLFLAFSQVIPVLKVGFIFTYFSPLVMVVCLSLMKDALDEWKRFRRDRIANVEVFEKLTGGGDVVTVRSSHIRVGDLLILHQDQRVPADCVVLHTSEKSGTTFIRTDQLDGETDWKLRYPLNSTKGLGYAELGALRFNVHCGAPHKDIYSFAGTLELANGQSESITMENAVWSSCVVATGTLVVAVLYTGRETRSALNSTSPRNKLGLIERELNLIAVLCFALLLILSFLLVAQQQFRGDFAVMFVRFFILLSSMIPISMRVNVDVGRLWYSYDMSHDPNIPGAVARNANLPEELGRLRYLFSDKTGTLTKNKMKFRVMQVGPDTVLTDRFTDQLAGALQEYFGTGNWGAGARLMLGNVSARVSVRNSKQWSRDVQRVGDLIRAIVLCHNVSPVVMEEPLALGTDDETTAPGRGAAAAVPATTDMRSQPTDYQASSPDEVALVKFCRSLGIVLTYRDLTTIAFTVGGGAQLHTCTIVKTFPFSSERKCMGIILRERTGSCSGGSSQETVKFYMKGADVKMASVVRQSEWLDECCQELAQMGLRTLVFASRTLSEEMLGAFLQQYEAAISILGEGRAAAIEAAMKLLETDMTLTGVTGVEDELQDDVVVCLETLGMCGIKVWMLTGDKVETAITIGRSTRLIPRHCRIEYLCGMAPADIGHRLHELQEEFCWGVTCGSIVPPWTLVLDGNALAYCLSHASFFADVARTAYSVIVARCSPTQKAAVVTVMRDSCRDARVAAIGDGGNDVSMIQAANVGIGIEGLEGKQASMAADFSITKFSHCLRLIMWHGRNSYQRTCRLSQFIMHRGIVYSVVQTVFSVLFAGTTMSVFNGYLLMGYSTVFTMAPAFALVLDEDFNESDVHEYPFLYKDLLKARSMNTRTFLQWVWASFFQGGVMMLMALQLFKSDMFQIVTIAYTSLLITELAIVGATAHLRILWRERRARFFLFLCSEVVSLLMFFLAVVVLPDTFDRDFFFSWSCWWRVAVICLASIAPLMIFQMVGKYILFNPRIAVSCMGCRT; via the coding sequence ATGCGACAGATACGCTACCGGGCGCTGCACAACGGTGCTGATGAAGACGCGCGAAGtcgcaacagcagcacccccAATATCTCCACGAGCAGCGCACATGGTCCTCAGCTGCCACAGCGGCACTGCTGTCGGCCACGTGATTTCGTGTTTGACGACTCCCTCAGCACTGGCGCGGCGGTGTCAGTCTTGGCCATTCCACAGCAGAAGAAACACAGTGTGCGACGGTGGCTGCGGGAAATGTTACATCTGCCGATCGCGCCGTCTCTCGACAACCGCCAAATCCCGTTTGGCTACTTCCCTGGCGAATGGTCGCCGGTCGGCTATCCGAGCAACGCGGTGAGCAACCGTCGCTACACGCTCTCCACGTttctgccgctggcgctgctccgtCAGTTTCAGAACTTCTTTAACCTCTTCTACCTCTTTCTGGCCTTCTCGCAGGTCATTCCAGTGCTGAAAGTTGGCTTCATCTTCACTTACTTTTCACCGCTAGTAATGGTGGTGTGCCTCTCGCTGATGAAGGACGCGCTCGATGAGTGGAAGCGATTCCGGCGCGATCGCATCGCCAACGTCGAGGTGTTCGAGAAACtcacaggcggcggcgacgtggtCACGGTGCGGTCGTCACACATTCGGGTAGGAGATCTGCTCATCCTGCATCAAGATCAACGGGTGCCGGCCGACTGCGTCGTGTTGCACACCTCCGAGAAGTCCGGCACGACGTTCATTCGTACCGACCAACTTGACGGCGAAACGGATTGGAAGCTGCGCTACCCGTTGAACTCTACCAAGGGTCTAGGATACGCCGAACTtggtgcgctgcgcttcaACGTGCACTGTGGCGCGCCTCACAAAGACATCTACAGCTTCGCCGGCACCCTCGAACTGGCCAACGGACAGAGCGAGTCGATCACGATGGAGAATGCCGTCTGGTCGTCGTGTGTGGTGGCGACGGGGACGCTGGTGGTTGCCGTCCTATACACGGGTAGGGAGACGCGCAGCGCCCTCAACTCGACAAGCCCGCGTAACAAACTTGGCCTCATCGAGCGCGAGCTCAACCTAATCGCGGTTCTGTGCTTCGCGCTGCTTCTgatcctttcctttcttctcgTAGCGCAACAGCAGTTCCGTGGCGACTTTGCCGTCATGTTCGTGCGCTTCTTCATCCTCCTCTCGTCCATGATTCCCATCTCGATGCGCGTGAACGTAGACGTCGGCCGCCTCTGGTACTCGTACGATATGTCGCATGACCCCAACATCCCTGGCGCCGTGGCTCGCAACGCAAACCTTCCGGAGGAATTGGGTCGGCTGCGCTATCTCTTCTCCGACAAGACCGGCACACTCACAAAGAACAAGATGAAGTTTCGCGTGATGCAGGTGGGACCGGACACGGTGCTAACGGACCGCTTCACTGATCAGCTGGCGggcgcgctgcaggagtACTTTGGCACAGGCAACTGGGGAGCCGGGGCTCGGCTCATGCTCGGCAACGTCTCCGCGCGAGTCAGCGTGAGAAATTCGAAGCAATGGAGCCGTGATGTGCAGCGCGTTGGCGACCTTATCAGAGCCATTGTCCTGTGCCACAATGTGAGCCCAGTGGTGATGGAGGAGCCGTTGGCCCTTGGTACCGACGACGAAACAACGGCACCGGGtcgcggtgcggctgcggctgtgccGGCCACAACCGATATGAGGAGTCAGCCGACTGACTACCAAGCCTCCTCGCCAGACGAGGTTGCGCTGGTCAAGTTCTGCCGCTCCCTCGGTATTGTCTTGACCTATCGCGATCTCACAACGATCGCCTTCAccgttggcggcggtgcgcagctgcacacgtgcacaatCGTCAAAACGTTCCCGTTCTCGTCGGAGCGGAAGTGCATGGGCATCATCCTGCGCGAGCGCACTGGGagctgcagtggcggcagctcACAGGAGACCGTCAAGTTCTACATGAAAGGCGCAGACGTGAAGATGGCGTCTGTGGTGCGCCAATCGGAGTGGCTGGACGAGTGTTGccaggagctggcgcagatGGGCCTGCGAACGCTCGTGTTTGCCAGTCGAACGCTCAGCGAGGAGATGCTCGGCGCCTTCCTGCAGCAGTACGAAGCCGCCATTTCAATCCTTGGTGAaggtcgcgcagcagcaatcGAGGCGGCGATGAAGCTATTGGAGACGGACATGACGCTGACAGGGGTGACGGGGGTGGAGGACGAGCTGCAAGACGACGTTGTCGTCTGTCTCGAGACGCTTGGCATGTGTGGCATCAAGGTGTGGATGCTCACGGGTGACAAGGTCGAGACTGCCATCACCATTGGCCGCTCGACTCGGCTCATTccccgccactgccgcatcGAGTACCTGTGTGGGATGGCCCCGGCAGACATTGGTCACCGCCTGcacgagctgcaggaggagttTTGCTGGGGCGTGACGTGCGGCAGCATAGTGCCGCCATGGACGCTGGTTCTGGATGGAAACGCCCTGGCGTACTGCCTCTCCCACGCCTCCTTCTTCGCGGACGTGGCCAGAACCGCCTACTCGGTTATAGTGGCGCGATGCTCCCCGACGCAGAAGGCTGCGGTGGTTACTGTAATGCGTGATAGCTGTCGTGAcgcgcgcgtcgcggcgATCGGTGACGGAGGCAACGATGTGTCGATGATTCAGGCCGCCAACGTGGGGATCGGTATTGAGGGGTTGGAGGGGAAGCAAGCAAGCATGGCCGCTGATTTCTCCATTACGAAGTTCTCTCACTGTCTACGACTGATCATGTGGCATGGGCGGAACTCGTACCAGCGCACGTGCCGACTCAGCCAGTTCATCATGCACCGCGGCATCGTCTACTCGGTTGTGCAGACGGTCTTCTCGGTGCTGTTTGCCGGGACGACCATGTCTGTCTTCAACGGTTATCTACTAATGGGGTACTCCACCGTATTTACCATGGCGCCAGCCTTCGCATTGGTGCTCGACGAAGACTTCAACGAGTCGGACGTGCACGAGTACCCGTTTCTCTACAAAGATTTGCTCAAGGCCCGCTCCATGAATACCCGCACCTTTCTGCAGTGGGTGTGGGCATCGTTCTTCCAAGGAGGGGTCATGATGCTGATGGCGCTACAGCTCTTCAAGTCGGACATGTTCCAGATTGTCACGATCGCCTACACATCGCTCCTCATCACCGAGCTGGCCATCGttggcgccaccgcgcatCTTCGCATTCTCTGGCGAGAGCGCCGTGCTcgcttctttctcttcttgtGCTCTGAGGTGGTGTCTCTGCTGATGTTTttcctcgccgtcgtcgtgtTGCCCGACACGTTCGATAGAgactttttcttttcgtggagctgctggtggcgcgTCGCGGTAATCTGCCTAGCCAGCATTGCACCACTCATGATATTTCAAATGGTTGGCAAGTACATATTGTTCAACCCGCGCATCGCCGTTTCCTGCATGGGATGTCGGACGTGA